The following proteins are co-located in the Myxocyprinus asiaticus isolate MX2 ecotype Aquarium Trade chromosome 18, UBuf_Myxa_2, whole genome shotgun sequence genome:
- the LOC127456528 gene encoding tumor protein p53-inducible protein 11-like, giving the protein MSSKSHPPLMKKHSQTDLVSRLKTRKILGVGGEDDEGEVHRSKISQMLGNEIKFAVREPVGLRLWILFSAVIFTVMALLALAFPNQLYEVVFDQEQTATSVSIRLYGGAILSLSLIMWNGLYTAEKVIIQWTLLSEACYFAIQFLVTSVTLVELGSLPNNAILLLLSRIFFLIVTLSYYYQLGRRPKKI; this is encoded by the exons ATGTCTTCTAAATCTCATCCTCCTCTGATGAAGAAACACAGTCAGACTGATCTGGTGAGCCGGCTCAAGACGCGCAAGATCCTGGGTGTCGGTGGGGAGGATGATGAGGGAGAGGTGCATAGGTCAAAG ATCAGTCAGATGCTGGGGAATGAGATTAAGTTTGCCGTTCGGGAGCCTGTGGGACTGAG GTTATGGATTCTCTTCTCTGCTGTGATTTTCACTGTCATGGCCCTTTTG GCCCTAGCCTTCCCTAACCAGCTATATGAGGTTGTATTTGATCAAGAGCAAACAGCCACCAGTGTTTCTATACGTCTCTATGGAGGGGCCATTCTGA GTCTCTCTCTGATCATGTGGAATGGCTTGTACACTGCGGAGAAGGTCATCATCCAGTGGACATTACTCAGCGAGGCCTGCTACTTTGCCATTCAGTTTTTAG TCACTTCCGTCACTCTGGTGGAACTGGGTTCCCTTCCAAATAAtgccatcctcctcctcctcagtcgCATCTTCTTCCTCATTGTCACGCTGTCCTACTACTACCAACTGGGACGTCGGCCAAAGAAAATCTGA